From Thalassotalea euphylliae, the proteins below share one genomic window:
- a CDS encoding helix-turn-helix domain-containing protein has translation MLHTNNPIIKHKAGLLNLAEELGNVSRACKVMGVSRDTFYRYQELAEDGGIDALIDKSRRKPNIKNRVDEKTEKAVMDYAIEYPAHGQ, from the coding sequence ATGCTTCATACTAACAATCCAATCATTAAACACAAAGCAGGTTTGCTCAACCTAGCTGAAGAACTTGGTAATGTATCCAGAGCTTGCAAAGTGATGGGCGTATCACGAGATACATTTTATCGTTATCAAGAGCTGGCTGAAGATGGCGGCATTGATGCGCTTATTGATAAGTCCCGCCGAAAACCAAATATAAAAAATCGTGTTGATGAAAAAACCGAAAAAGCAGTAATGGATTATGCCATTGAATACCCCGCGCACGGCCAAG